In Ammospiza caudacuta isolate bAmmCau1 chromosome 2, bAmmCau1.pri, whole genome shotgun sequence, a genomic segment contains:
- the SMPX gene encoding small muscular protein — MSKQPASHVKAIQANINIPMGAFRPGAGHPHKRKEVTPEEVEENAPASTEEEKEKKLLPGAKKLPGLAVNLSEIQNIKSELKYVPKAEQ; from the exons ATGTCAAAACAACCAGCATCACATGTCAAAGCCATTCAG GCTAATATTAACATCCCAATGGGAGCATTTCGCCCTGGTGCAGGCCACCctcataaaagaaaagaagttacACCTGAAGAAGTAGAGGAG AATGCTCCTGCTTCaacagaggaggagaaagagaagaaactgcTCCCAGGAGCTAAGAAACTTCCAGGTCTTGCTGTCAACTTGTCAGAGATTCAGAACATAAAGAGTGAGCTGAAATATGTCCCCAAAGCTGAACAGTAG